The following coding sequences lie in one Sorghum bicolor cultivar BTx623 chromosome 6, Sorghum_bicolor_NCBIv3, whole genome shotgun sequence genomic window:
- the LOC8080253 gene encoding uncharacterized protein LOC8080253, which yields MAKQLLILVATIIALMLRATYARIIQINPAGSVYHLLELNNLPQGLLPLGVQSYVLGAGGALDVKLSSECNAFVTFSGRKFEFVYATEVNGVIKSGSISSVSGVSVQVEFVWHVLHEVTRAGKQLKIQLGNNTLSFPVSAFTEIPSCNRGIESSTDAFA from the coding sequence ATGGCGAAGCAACTCCTCATTCTTGTGGCCACCATCATTGCTTTGATGCTCCGAGCCACTTATGCAAGAATCATACAGATTAACCCTGCCGGGTCAGTATATCACCTGTTGGAGCTGAACAACTTGCCGCAGGGCCTCCTACCACTTGGTGTGCAATCCTATGTGCTTGGTGCCGGTGGAGCTTTGGATGTGAAATTGTCCAGTGAGTGTAACGCATTTGTCACATTCTCCGGTAGGAAATTCGAGTTTGTGTACGCTACCGAAGTAAACGGGGTTATCAAGTCAGGATCCATTAGCAGTGTATCTGGGGTGAGTGTGCAGGTGGAATTTGTTTGGCACGTTTTGCACGAAGTCACTCGTGCAGGCAAGCAGCTCAAGATCCAGCTAGGGAACAACACTCTGTCATTCCCAGTCAGTGCCTTCACTGAGATCCCCAGCTGCAACCGAGGCATCGAATCCTCGACTGATGCGTTCGCCTAG